A genomic segment from Flavobacterium inviolabile encodes:
- the argC gene encoding N-acetyl-gamma-glutamyl-phosphate reductase: MINVGIIGGSGYTAGELLRLLNNHPKAVVDFVYSTTNAGKPVTDVHQDLLGETDLLFTDTVNPEINVLFLCLGHGKSKAFLAAHSFAGHTRIIDLGNDFRLQKDAEAFVYGLPEWNKKAIQKAQFIANPGCFATAIQLALLPLAQHQELQNSIHINATTGSTGAGVQPSETTHHSWRNNNMSHYKAFEHQHLDEIQQSLAITQTGFYQELLFIPNRGDFTRGIFATLYTKTDKSLDTHIKQFQAFYEKEPFVVVTTGNIHLKQVVQTNKCLISLTKKGDYLLVTSIIDNLIKGASGQAIQSMNLMFGLDEKTGLQLKSGNF; this comes from the coding sequence ATGATTAATGTTGGTATTATCGGAGGTTCCGGCTACACTGCCGGAGAACTGTTGCGTTTACTGAATAACCATCCTAAGGCTGTAGTCGACTTTGTTTACAGCACCACCAATGCCGGTAAACCGGTAACGGATGTGCATCAGGACCTCCTTGGTGAAACGGACTTACTATTTACCGATACGGTAAACCCGGAAATCAATGTCTTGTTCCTTTGCCTGGGACACGGCAAATCGAAAGCCTTTTTAGCGGCACATTCTTTTGCCGGTCACACCCGTATCATCGACCTGGGGAATGACTTCCGTTTGCAAAAAGATGCGGAAGCCTTCGTTTACGGACTGCCGGAATGGAACAAAAAAGCCATACAGAAAGCACAGTTTATTGCCAATCCGGGCTGTTTCGCTACGGCTATTCAGCTCGCTTTACTACCGTTGGCACAGCACCAGGAACTGCAAAACAGTATTCATATTAATGCCACTACCGGAAGTACCGGTGCCGGCGTACAGCCTTCGGAAACAACGCATCACAGCTGGCGAAACAACAATATGTCCCATTACAAAGCCTTTGAACACCAGCATCTGGATGAAATACAGCAAAGTCTGGCCATCACACAGACCGGTTTCTATCAGGAACTGTTGTTTATACCCAACCGTGGCGATTTTACCAGAGGCATTTTTGCAACGCTGTATACCAAAACCGACAAATCACTGGACACACATATAAAACAGTTTCAGGCCTTTTACGAAAAGGAACCGTTTGTTGTGGTCACCACCGGAAACATCCATTTGAAACAAGTGGTACAGACCAATAAATGCCTGATCAGCCTTACCAAAAAAGGAGATTACCTGTTGGTAACTTCCATTATTGATAACCTCATCAAAGGCGCATCCGGTCAGGCAATTCAAAGCATGAACCTGATGTTCGGCTTAGATGAAAAAACAGGCTTGCAATTAAAATCCGGTAATTTCTAA
- a CDS encoding argininosuccinate synthase domain-containing protein, whose translation MNKTQNNHSKIVVLAYSGGLDTSFCLTYLIQNGFEVHTVLINTGGFTTAELETITARAYALGSTQHTNLDIVEKYYNKAIKYLIFGNVLKNNTYPLSVSAERVFQALEVIKYAKANGAAAIAHGSTGAGNDQIRFDLIFQTIAPEIEIITPIRDQQLSRQQEVEFLQQNGINYSWEKAQYSINKGIWGTSVGGKETLTSHLPLPEEAYPSPLQKTVPEKVILEFEKGELVGINHQKDIPANNILKLEALASAFAIGRDIHVGDTIIGIKGRVGFEAAAPLLIIKAHHLLEKHVLTKWQQYWKEQLGNWYGMLFHEGQFLDPVMRNIETFLTDSQKTVSGKVTVTLKPYHFSLDGVESAHDLMNSRFGQYGEMNNAWTAEEAKGFIKILGNAQTIYSHVNYLDYD comes from the coding sequence ATGAACAAAACTCAGAACAATCATTCCAAAATAGTAGTATTGGCCTATAGCGGTGGTTTGGACACCTCTTTCTGCCTGACGTATTTAATCCAAAACGGTTTCGAAGTACATACAGTGCTGATAAATACCGGAGGATTTACCACAGCCGAACTGGAAACCATTACGGCCAGAGCCTATGCATTGGGCAGCACACAGCATACCAACCTGGACATTGTTGAAAAATACTATAACAAAGCCATTAAATACCTGATTTTCGGCAACGTACTCAAAAACAACACCTATCCCCTTTCGGTCAGTGCCGAACGTGTTTTCCAGGCATTGGAAGTCATAAAATATGCCAAAGCAAACGGAGCGGCAGCAATTGCGCACGGCAGTACCGGAGCCGGAAACGACCAGATTCGTTTTGACCTTATTTTTCAAACCATCGCCCCCGAGATTGAAATTATCACCCCCATCAGAGACCAGCAATTGTCCCGTCAGCAGGAAGTGGAATTTTTACAGCAAAACGGCATCAACTATTCCTGGGAAAAAGCGCAATACTCTATCAACAAAGGGATCTGGGGAACCAGTGTGGGCGGAAAAGAAACCCTAACCTCTCACCTGCCGTTACCGGAAGAAGCTTATCCCTCGCCATTACAAAAAACCGTACCCGAAAAAGTGATCCTTGAATTTGAAAAAGGAGAATTGGTCGGCATCAATCATCAAAAAGACATTCCGGCGAACAATATCCTCAAACTGGAAGCTCTGGCAAGCGCGTTTGCTATTGGCAGAGACATACACGTGGGCGATACCATCATCGGTATTAAAGGCAGAGTCGGATTTGAAGCCGCGGCACCCTTACTCATTATCAAAGCCCATCACCTGTTGGAAAAACACGTACTCACAAAATGGCAGCAGTACTGGAAAGAACAATTGGGCAACTGGTACGGCATGTTGTTTCATGAAGGGCAATTCCTGGATCCGGTTATGCGCAATATCGAAACCTTCCTGACGGACTCTCAAAAAACAGTCAGCGGAAAAGTGACCGTAACGCTAAAGCCCTACCATTTCTCTTTGGACGGAGTGGAATCGGCTCACGACCTGATGAATTCCCGGTTCGGGCAATATGGCGAAATGAACAACGCCTGGACGGCCGAAGAAGCCAAAGGATTCATTAAAATCCTGGGCAATGCACAAACTATTTATTCACATGTAAATTATCTGGATTATGATTAA
- a CDS encoding GNAT family N-acetyltransferase encodes MNVIIVIAQKEHYHYAQEICDTIETSALQRGTGIAKRTPEYIHKKIDLQEAVIALENGKFAGFCYIESWQHGKFVAHSGLIVHPGYRHLGLAKKIKTFVFEYSQKKYPEAKIFGITTGLAVMKINSDLGYRPVPFSELTDDPSFWAGCKTCANFDILQRKENKMCLCTGMLYDPKEKKNQEQEYTFNKKVLGRLKSIKQALFLKK; translated from the coding sequence ATGAATGTAATCATTGTTATTGCTCAAAAGGAGCATTATCACTATGCGCAGGAAATTTGCGACACCATCGAAACATCTGCCCTGCAGCGAGGTACCGGAATTGCCAAGAGAACTCCGGAATACATCCATAAAAAGATCGATTTACAGGAAGCTGTGATCGCTTTGGAGAATGGAAAATTTGCCGGATTCTGCTATATCGAAAGCTGGCAGCACGGAAAATTCGTAGCCCATTCCGGATTGATCGTACATCCCGGCTACAGGCATCTCGGATTGGCAAAAAAGATCAAAACTTTTGTATTTGAGTATTCCCAGAAAAAGTATCCGGAAGCAAAAATCTTCGGAATAACCACCGGTTTAGCGGTTATGAAAATCAATTCCGACCTCGGGTATCGTCCCGTTCCTTTTTCGGAACTAACCGATGATCCCAGTTTTTGGGCAGGCTGCAAAACCTGTGCGAATTTCGATATCCTGCAACGCAAAGAAAACAAAATGTGCCTTTGCACCGGAATGCTGTACGACCCGAAAGAAAAGAAAAACCAGGAACAGGAATACACCTTTAACAAAAAAGTGCTGGGCAGATTAAAAAGCATCAAACAGGCACTTTTCTTAAAAAAATAA